CCGCCAAGCGTTTGTCGCTGGCCCCAATATTCATGGCGATAAATTTTTGTGTCTCGGGCCATTGGTTTCCGATCCAATCAAAGGGCAGAGTAAGGCATGAAGTAGACAGAATCGGACGTGTAGGTCGGGCAATCATTGGGAGGGGGCTGTATTGGCTGCGGGATGACATGTGTCTCTGCCGGCTGACCGTACATTTGCTGAAGGCAGGAATGGGGAGAGTTTGCCTTCACTGAGGGACGGTGATTCCCGTGAATGCGGACCACATGCGAACCATGGCGTAGGTGTCTAGCGCACAATATGCCAGCAGTTGAGCCCTGATCTCCTGCTTGCGGGATGGCAGCGTTTCGGGCGAAATGGCTTCGATAAAGGCTTCCATCGCCATGCCGCCATTTTGAACACCGATAAGCTTGTCATAACGCAGATCTGGACAAAGGGCAGGGAGAACCGCCTTGATGCTCCAGCTCCCGTGCTGGTCAGGATGATAGAAATATTTGTTGGCCACGGGGAGAAGATCGACGAGCCGATGGGCCATGGCCTTCAGGGGGGTGGCCAGTGATGGAAAGCGCTGGGCTAGGTCCTCGATGCGGCCTTTTTCAAAAGTCGCGTTGTAGGCGTAGATTGGGCCAACTGTCCCACAGACGTCAATCAGGTCATTGGCCAAGGCCTCCGATGGATCGTCTCCGGAAAGATCGACAAATTCGTGGTGGCAGAGAGTTCCATCTTGCAAGAGGTGGTGGGCGCTGAACTGGAAGGGAATCTGTTGGTAGGGATGCGTGCCCTTCCAGAGGGGAACGGAAAACAAAATAGTCTCAAAATCAAGGAAATACCCCGGCGGCATGTAATTGGCCAGTTCTCGTGCCGCGCCATCACGGTCGAAATAGGTCTGCCCGGACAGAGTGGCCACCTTGACCCTGCGCTGAATGTCCGTCAGCAGATCATCAGGCAAATCGCGCATTTCCGTGACCGAGTTAGCATTGATATGCGCCTTCAATTCCTTCTTAAATCTGCCGGGGAGCCATGCGATGGGCTCTGCCGCCTGCGTCTCTTCGGCTTGGCAATGCGATAGAAATCCGCATGGATTCGGTTTGGAGCAGTGGTCTCCCGTGGCGATGCAGGGTTCGTTCTGTCCGGCGGCAATCGTCTTGGCCTCGCATATCCACTCCGAGACCTCGGCACCTCGGCCAAAGGCTTCGGCTGTAAGATCAACCTCCTTCAGCAGGCCGCTATAGTCGTTGTTACCTGGATAGACCCATTCGGTATCAATATGCGCGACGGCAATGGCCGTGAGCGGTACGCAGGCGCTGCGCGCGATGAAGGCTTGCACGGCGGCGTCGTCACGATGGTAATCCTTGACCTTGGACGATGACTTGACCTCGACCATACGCCAGTTCAGCGTCTCTCCGTTGGGGATCGGCAACATCACGTCGGCGAAGGCCAGAGCCCCTTCGGCTCGAAATCCTGCCTCAAAGATGGGCTGAGGAGTTACCAGGAGGGCCTGGGTTCTGGCAAAGGCCGCTTCGTATCCGTCGACCCGGGCATCGATGAAGACCCCATTGTCCATCGGATCATAAATCTTACGGGCAATATCCCCGACCCGGTGTCCCGCTGAAAATCGAGCCTGGGTACTTTCTGAATTCTCGCACAATTCGGGATGGTGCAGTTCAAGCCAGAGGCGTCGGTGGCATTGCCGGTAGGCCAGGAGTTTGGACTTCGAGAGCATAACCATTGGTGTCCTCCTGGCCGTTCAATCCGGTGTTCTGCCGACTGCTGCTGCGTTTGTATACGATCTTGACGTGGCTGGCACTGTCGGGATGCCAATGCTCTCGCTACGGCTCTTAACCCATGGACGTCACCCTTTCCCACTTTTGGGTCAGGCTCAATTTTCCTAAGGCAGAATTAGTCGAGAAGGTGGAACATAAATTGCCTGTACGTCAAATATGGGCGCGGCAGGTGAAGCCTCAAAAGCCCCACATTCTTCGGTTCCACAGCTGCATGCTGTTGCAGTCATCTATGACATAACCATCTGGCAACCTCCCAAGACGGGTTTCCATACTCCTCCATGGGAAACGATGGTACTTAAGTACGACCGTTTTCGACGTAGCCCGCTCTGAGGATTGCTCTCTCAGAGGAGATGCGGTTTGGGGCGGTCGACACATGGTGACAAGCCCATCCGCAGGTGCAGTCAGCGATGCGATACGAAAAGAGCCAAGCTCTGTTGCGTCTTGCCCTCGAAATGCAGGGCAACGCCGAAGGGGTGTCCCTGACCGGCATCATGGAAACTTATGAGGTCAGCCGCCGGACGGCCGAGCGCATGCGCGACGCCGTTCGGGAAGTGTTCCCCCAGGTCGAGGAGTTCCACCTGGGCGATGGCCTCAAACGCTGGCGTATTCGTTCAAGCCGGGCCATTTCACCCATTCCGGTGCTTGCCGATGAATTGGCGGCCCTGCATGCGGCGGCCACCAGCTTTCGCCAAGATGGGCGCGATGACCAGGCCGCCATGCTGGACACCGTGTCGGTCAAGCTCCGCAGCCTGTTGCGGGCCGATGATCGTCGCCGGATGGATCCTGACCTGGATGCCCTCATGGAGGCCGAGGGACTGGTGCTGAGGCCTGGGCCGAAGCCACGTATCGACGGCAAGGTCCTGGCCGAGCTTAGAGAGGCGATTAAAGGATGCGAGGAAGTCATCCTGCGCCATGTTTCCAGGTCCTCCGGCCGGGAAAGCCAACACAATGTTAGGCCCTACGGATTTCTGTATGGCGGCAGGCATTACCTGCTGGCCTACAATCCGCATCCCGATGTTGCGGATTTCCGCCTGTTCAGTCTGTCCAATATTCGTGAGGTCACCCGGCAGGATGCCATATTCGAGCGTCAGGCGGACTTCAGCCTGCAGGCCTATGCGGCGAATTCGTTCGCCGTATTCCAGGAAGAGCCCGTCGATGTGCTTTGGCACGTGGCGGCCGAGGCGGCGGCCGAGGCCAGGGACTTTCTGTTTCACCCCTCCCAGAGTTTCGAGGAGCAGGCCGATGGTTCCTTGCTCCTTCGCTTCAGGGCCGGTGGTCTTGTCGAAATGGCCTGGCACCTCTTCACCTGGGGAGGGGCCATCAGGGTTCTGGAACCGCCCGAATTGCTGACGGCCATAGACCAGATGACCAAGGACTTCATTTCCGCCCATCCCCTGCAAGGGCGCGTGGCCGGCACGACATTTCGGGGCGGCGGCCCCGCCGTCGCGGATTGAGGGGAGGGAGTGGGAAGCGGTGTATCAACTGGCCGACAAACTGGTTATCGGAATTTCTTCACGGGCGTTGTTCTGTCTCGAGGCGGAGAACCGCGTCTTCGATGAAGAGGGGGTCAGGGCCTATCGACAATACCAGGCAGAGCGAGACGACGTCATCTTGGAGCCTGGCACGGCATTCGGCCTGGTGCGCAATCTCCTTCGGATCAACGAGGGGCTCGAAGCCCCCCTGGTCGAGGTCGTCGTCGTGTCCCGCAATTCCCCGGACGTCGCCATCCGGGTGTTCCGGTCGATCGAGCATCACAGGCTTGCCATAAAGCGGGCAGCGTTCACCAGTGGCCACCGACTTCCTTCCCTGCTGAAGGCCTTTAACGTTCAGCTGTTTCTTTCCCGCCACGCGCCGGACGTCAGCCTGGCGGTCAGCGATGGAATCGCGGCCGCCCGTCTTTATGATCCGCCGGACGGTCCGATGCCCGATATCGATGAGATCCATTTCGCCTTCGACGGTGACGCGGTGCTGTTTTCCGAGGCTTCGGAGATCATCTACCAGCGGGAGGGGCTGGCTGCCTTCGCCGAGCACGAGCGGCTAAATGCCCACGTTCCCCTGGCGCCTGGGCCATTCGCACCTTTTCTGCGAACCTTGGCCTTGCTCCAGTCTCGGGAAAACGATCTGCCGGTAAGAATCCGGACCTCGTTGGTGACCGCCCGTTGCAGTCCCGCTCATGAACGGGTGCTGCGGACATTCCGGGACTGGGGGGTGACCGTGGATCAGGCCCTGTTCCTCGGTGGCGTCGACAAGGCTTCCGTGTTGGAGGCGATCCGCCCGGACATCTTCTTCGATGACCAGGAAGCGCATCTGACGGCGGCGGCGACGATCGTGCCATCCGGTCAGGTGCCCTGGCCCGCCGGCTCTCGCTGAGTTGACCGGGCCGTGATCGGACGGAAGGCCGCGATCATAACGATCCCAGAAGCCGCGCCGTCATCGGGTTGTCCTTTTGCGCCAGGATCTCGAGTCGGATGGTGGCGCGGGTGAAGGCCGAAAACAATTGGCGCAGATGCCGCTCAGCCTTGTTCGGGTCCGACGCGGGATTGACGTCGACCACGATCACCGCAGGCGCCTGCTGTCCCTTGAACCGCTGCACACTCTCAAATCGGATGAGGCCCCGGCTGCGGACCTGCCGGCCATCATCTCCATAGGCCCCGGTAAAATGGGACACCTCGTGGGTTCCGATGCGCGTCATCTGACTCAGAACCGAAGTGGTCGCCCCCTTCAGGGTTACGATGACAATCTGATCGGGGGCGAAGCCCTGCCGCACCAGGGCAGGAACGATCCTGGACAGGTGGACGGCCTGCTCGTCCTCAAGGCCATAGGTGCTGACCCCCACCCCCAGACCGGGGAGGTCGTTGGCGGCGACGAAATCGGCGCCCAGGGCCCTTTTGACGAAGCGGGCAATGCTTTGCGGCGTGCGATAGTTAGTACGAACACTTAGTCCGACAA
Above is a genomic segment from Paramagnetospirillum magnetotacticum MS-1 containing:
- a CDS encoding helix-turn-helix transcriptional regulator, which translates into the protein MRLALEMQGNAEGVSLTGIMETYEVSRRTAERMRDAVREVFPQVEEFHLGDGLKRWRIRSSRAISPIPVLADELAALHAAATSFRQDGRDDQAAMLDTVSVKLRSLLRADDRRRMDPDLDALMEAEGLVLRPGPKPRIDGKVLAELREAIKGCEEVILRHVSRSSGRESQHNVRPYGFLYGGRHYLLAYNPHPDVADFRLFSLSNIREVTRQDAIFERQADFSLQAYAANSFAVFQEEPVDVLWHVAAEAAAEARDFLFHPSQSFEEQADGSLLLRFRAGGLVEMAWHLFTWGGAIRVLEPPELLTAIDQMTKDFISAHPLQGRVAGTTFRGGGPAVAD
- a CDS encoding DUF2779 domain-containing protein, whose amino-acid sequence is MVMLSKSKLLAYRQCHRRLWLELHHPELCENSESTQARFSAGHRVGDIARKIYDPMDNGVFIDARVDGYEAAFARTQALLVTPQPIFEAGFRAEGALAFADVMLPIPNGETLNWRMVEVKSSSKVKDYHRDDAAVQAFIARSACVPLTAIAVAHIDTEWVYPGNNDYSGLLKEVDLTAEAFGRGAEVSEWICEAKTIAAGQNEPCIATGDHCSKPNPCGFLSHCQAEETQAAEPIAWLPGRFKKELKAHINANSVTEMRDLPDDLLTDIQRRVKVATLSGQTYFDRDGAARELANYMPPGYFLDFETILFSVPLWKGTHPYQQIPFQFSAHHLLQDGTLCHHEFVDLSGDDPSEALANDLIDVCGTVGPIYAYNATFEKGRIEDLAQRFPSLATPLKAMAHRLVDLLPVANKYFYHPDQHGSWSIKAVLPALCPDLRYDKLIGVQNGGMAMEAFIEAISPETLPSRKQEIRAQLLAYCALDTYAMVRMWSAFTGITVPQ
- a CDS encoding 5'-nucleotidase, with product MYQLADKLVIGISSRALFCLEAENRVFDEEGVRAYRQYQAERDDVILEPGTAFGLVRNLLRINEGLEAPLVEVVVVSRNSPDVAIRVFRSIEHHRLAIKRAAFTSGHRLPSLLKAFNVQLFLSRHAPDVSLAVSDGIAAARLYDPPDGPMPDIDEIHFAFDGDAVLFSEASEIIYQREGLAAFAEHERLNAHVPLAPGPFAPFLRTLALLQSRENDLPVRIRTSLVTARCSPAHERVLRTFRDWGVTVDQALFLGGVDKASVLEAIRPDIFFDDQEAHLTAAATIVPSGQVPWPAGSR